Proteins co-encoded in one Papaver somniferum cultivar HN1 chromosome 5, ASM357369v1, whole genome shotgun sequence genomic window:
- the LOC113281779 gene encoding uncharacterized protein LOC113281779, with amino-acid sequence MDEDHEFKHVCKYCKKRFPCGRSLGGHMRSHMNTSTEIEEVNNTFMVGYDQNGTAHTGYGLRENPKKTWRSVSDSTKRGNFIGDNTCKECGKGFQSWKAYTSHLKSFHSQMYDEKSLSIVVYGGGGKEVEQVEDEEEEDYWSDRELEENQNLVMDSQSDNEATAPKRRRSKRTRYKNTNTIITPSTNNNHNNTTSCLSVENSSVSEISNEQEEVAMSLMMLSRDSSGYSRSELNCLVESSDNNSLFLEAKSSSLTKRASENELNNVNLNEKKKLKGKKKLGVTRFDGKRSELGGCYGSGFSRNGELEVSASFGEEGEFKRPKFDDELENSSYTRNRVNSKSARAELGKNLIREGENQSSFKYGKFNSSKRAKSDLYEDEFDRVSRKKAKYDGSDSEFCKSSSKKSKYKCTTCNKYFPSYQALGGHRASHKKIKGCSASKVDFSETSFETDLSPDPTADIKSCNNDNVSVFEVTASAETSPALKKNKHECPICFKVFSSGQALGGHKRSHLVGGSDTRSTPTIVLPQKLPVMRDLLDLNLPAPNDEETNTGDMGYEPWWVGNSHKHDQLVGLISN; translated from the coding sequence ATGGATGAAGATCATGAGTTTAAGCATGTATGTAAGTACTGCAAGAAAAGATTTCCATGTGGAAGATCATTAGGTGGTCATATGAGGTCTCATATGAATACATCAACTGAAATTGAAGAAGTAAACAACACTTTCATGGTGGGGTATGATCAAAACGGTACTGCTCATACTGGTTATGGACTTAGAGAAAATCCTAAGAAAACATGGAGGTCAGTTTCAGATTCTACAAAAAGAGGAAATTTCATCGGTGACAACACTTGTAAAGAATGTGGAAAAGGGTTTCAATCCTGGAAAGCTTATACGAgtcatttgaaatcatttcacTCACAGATGTATGATGAAAAGTCTCTGAGCATAGTAGTATATGGAGGAGGAGGAAAAGAAGTTGAAcaagttgaagacgaagaagaagaagattattggAGTGATCGTGAACTTGAAGAAAATCAGAATCTTGTAATGGATAGTCAATCTGATAATGAAGCTACAGCACCAAAGAGGAGGAGATCAAAGAGAACAAGGTACAAGAATACTAATACTATAATCACTCCTAGTACTAATAATAATCATAACAATACTACTTCTTGTTTATCTGTTGAGAATTCTTCAGTTTCGGAGATTTCGAATGAACAAGAAGAAGTAGCTATGTCTTTAATGATGTTATCTAGAGACTCTAGTGGTTATTCTCGAAGTGAATTGAACTGTTTAGTTGAATCTTCAGATAATAATTCTTTGTTTTTAGAAGCTAAATCATCCAGTTTAACTAAGAGGGCTAGTGAAAATGAGCTTAACAATGTCAATTTgaatgagaagaagaagttaaaagGTAAAAAGAAACTGGGTGTTACTCGATTTGATGGTAAAAGATCTGAATTAGGTGGTTGTTATGGTTCTGGGTTTTCGAGGAATGGTGAATTGGAAGTGTCAGCTTCATTTGGAGAAGAAGGTGAGTTTAAGAGGCCTAAATTTGATGATGAGCTTGAGAACAGTTCTTATACTAGAAATAGAGTTAATAGTAAGAGTGCTAGAGCTGAATTGGGGAAGAATTTGATCAGGGAAGGTGAGAATCAGTCTAGTTTCAAGTATGGGAAGTTCAATTCAAGCAAGAGAGCTAAATCCGACTTGTACGAAGACGAATTTGACAGGGTCTCGAGGAAGAAAGCGAAATACGATGGTTCGGATTCTGAATTTTGCAAATCTTCTTCGAAGAAAAGCAAATACAAGTGTACTACTTGCAACAAGTACTTCCCTTCTTACCAAGCTCTTGGAGGCCACAGAGCTAGTcacaagaaaatcaaaggttgttCAGCTTCGAAAGTAGATTTCAGTGAAACCAGCTTTGAGACTGATCTTTCTCCTGATCCTACAGCTGACATCAAGTCCTGCAACAATGACAATGTGAGTGTCTTTGAAGTTACGGCTAGTGCTGAAACTAGTCCCGCACTGAAGAAGAATAAGCATGAATGCCCCATTTGCTTCAAAGTTTTCTCATCTGGGCAAGCTTTAGGTGGACATAAAAGGTCACAtttggttggtggatctgatacTAGGAGCACTCCAACCATAGTACTTCCGCAGAAGTTACCAGTAATGCGAGATCTCCTCGATCTTAATCTTCCTGCACCGAATGACGAAGAAACTAATACCGGCGACATGGGTTATGAGCCTTGGTGGGTTGGGAACAGCCACAAACATGACCAGTTAGTGGGTTTGATCTCTAACTGA